A genomic segment from Streptomyces sp. NBC_00459 encodes:
- a CDS encoding zinc-ribbon domain-containing protein produces the protein MIVFGTKGYLYQLAILTLVCGQCGNPSAHALRKRVTKFTLFFVPLFPFSTKYTTQCTFCGAEQKVTREQAEQMQGVGGVVGGRTDTPPQQSYRP, from the coding sequence ATGATTGTTTTCGGCACCAAGGGATATCTGTACCAGCTCGCGATACTCACGCTGGTGTGCGGCCAATGCGGGAATCCCTCCGCGCACGCGCTCCGGAAACGCGTCACCAAGTTCACTCTGTTCTTCGTGCCCCTGTTCCCCTTCTCGACGAAGTACACGACCCAGTGCACGTTCTGTGGTGCGGAGCAGAAAGTGACCAGGGAACAGGCGGAACAGATGCAGGGCGTCGGCGGCGTTGTCGGTGGCCGCACCGACACGCCGCCGCAGCAGTCCTACCGACCCTGA
- a CDS encoding 2OG-Fe(II) oxygenase family protein has translation MTELRTFPLPPTVEGSDADRLLGRALIAAWQVDGIFQIQATPDQDAATGRALDASRAFVGRPLKEKAQYVSDLTYSGYVASGEEETAGEKDGSEIFTVCPDIPGDDPRVLDRWPCHGPAPWPSDQYAAAMKDYMAVVGDIGHRLLQLTALGLGLDDMEHFTRLTDDGWHHMRVLRFPPADATSERGIGSHTDYGLLVIAVQDEVGGLYIRPPVPGESRGRNWLPDESMAGRYENEDPWTFVPPTPSVFTVFPGDIMQFITGGTLLSTPHKVRLADRERFTMAYFHEPSFQAVARPLDAPEADEFIHYGTHFTNMFMRCYPDRSTTARIEQEDRLAVLERLRKEALTS, from the coding sequence ATGACCGAACTGCGGACTTTCCCACTGCCCCCGACCGTCGAAGGCAGTGACGCCGACCGGTTACTCGGTCGGGCGCTCATCGCTGCCTGGCAGGTCGACGGTATCTTCCAGATCCAGGCCACTCCCGACCAGGATGCCGCCACCGGCCGAGCCCTGGACGCGTCCAGGGCCTTCGTCGGCCGCCCGCTCAAGGAGAAGGCCCAGTACGTCTCCGACCTCACCTACAGCGGATACGTCGCGTCCGGTGAGGAGGAGACAGCCGGGGAGAAGGACGGTTCCGAGATCTTCACCGTCTGCCCCGACATCCCCGGGGACGACCCCCGCGTCCTCGACAGGTGGCCGTGTCACGGCCCCGCCCCCTGGCCGTCCGACCAGTACGCCGCAGCCATGAAGGACTACATGGCCGTGGTGGGAGACATCGGCCACCGTCTGCTCCAGCTGACCGCGCTGGGACTCGGACTGGACGACATGGAGCACTTCACGCGGCTCACCGACGACGGCTGGCACCACATGAGGGTGCTGCGCTTCCCGCCGGCCGACGCCACCTCCGAGCGCGGAATCGGCTCCCACACCGACTACGGTCTTCTCGTCATAGCGGTCCAGGACGAGGTCGGCGGCCTCTACATACGGCCGCCCGTCCCCGGTGAGAGCCGGGGGCGCAACTGGCTGCCCGACGAGTCCATGGCCGGTCGCTACGAGAACGAGGACCCCTGGACCTTCGTCCCCCCGACCCCCTCGGTCTTCACCGTCTTCCCCGGCGACATCATGCAGTTCATCACCGGCGGAACCCTCCTCTCGACCCCGCACAAGGTGCGTCTGGCCGACCGTGAGCGATTCACCATGGCGTACTTCCACGAGCCGTCGTTCCAGGCCGTCGCCCGCCCGCTGGACGCGCCCGAGGCGGACGAGTTCATCCACTACGGCACGCACTTCACCAACATGTTCATGCGCTGCTACCCCGACCGCTCGACCACCGCCCGTATCGAGCAGGAGGACCGGCTGGCGGTCCTGGAGCGGCTCCGCAAGGAGGCTCTCACCTCTTGA
- a CDS encoding helix-turn-helix transcriptional regulator, protein MTVNPPPVSDDDRQLKRAIDSLRHTTGVDLTFGGVVTRGRHAQLTEFAGNSTRALMGLTLGFGMGLGGKAVALHRPIAVNDYANSKRISHHYDLMVAAEGIRAVVAAPVVVNRTVRAVMYGAVRQSVGLGDRTVDAVMETARALEQNLAVRDEVARHLGRLGEPGTAADRMPEPASPRWETIREAYAELRVLAQHLTDSDLRDRVAALSDKLADAGAPDSRRPTDPVLSSRELDVLSCVALGRTNTDVADELGLRAETVKSYLRSAMRRLGCHSRLEAVMTARRLGLLP, encoded by the coding sequence ATGACAGTGAACCCACCCCCCGTTTCGGACGACGACCGTCAACTCAAGCGCGCCATCGACTCGTTACGTCACACCACCGGCGTGGATCTCACCTTCGGCGGCGTCGTGACCAGGGGGCGCCACGCCCAGCTCACCGAGTTCGCCGGGAACTCGACCAGAGCCCTCATGGGATTGACCCTCGGGTTCGGCATGGGACTCGGCGGGAAGGCGGTGGCTCTGCACCGCCCCATCGCGGTCAACGACTACGCGAACTCCAAGCGGATCAGCCACCACTACGATCTGATGGTCGCCGCCGAGGGCATCCGCGCCGTCGTCGCGGCCCCCGTCGTGGTGAACCGGACGGTGCGGGCGGTGATGTACGGCGCGGTCCGCCAGTCCGTCGGGCTGGGCGACCGGACGGTCGACGCGGTCATGGAGACCGCCCGCGCCCTGGAACAGAACCTGGCGGTGCGCGACGAGGTGGCGCGCCATCTCGGCCGTCTCGGCGAGCCCGGGACGGCCGCCGACCGCATGCCGGAGCCGGCGTCCCCCCGCTGGGAGACGATTCGCGAGGCGTACGCCGAGCTGCGGGTGCTCGCCCAGCACCTCACGGACAGCGATCTGCGCGACCGGGTCGCCGCACTGAGCGACAAGCTGGCCGACGCCGGAGCCCCGGACTCCCGGCGCCCCACCGATCCGGTCCTCTCGTCGCGAGAACTCGACGTCCTGTCGTGCGTCGCCCTGGGGCGGACCAACACCGACGTAGCGGATGAACTCGGGCTGCGGGCCGAAACGGTGAAGAGCTATCTGCGCAGCGCGATGCGCAGGCTGGGATGCCATTCGCGTCTGGAGGCGGTCATGACCGCCCGCCGCCTGGGTCTACTGCCCTGA